The Pyrus communis chromosome 12, drPyrComm1.1, whole genome shotgun sequence genomic sequence AGGTCCAGCATTTCTCCGTCCACTGTAACCGAGAATACTTTGGAATCACTGTTGAAGCAGATTGGTGGCACAAGTCAATTCGGAAACGAGGAGAGAAGAAGTCTAATTTGTTGGGGAGAGGTAACTAGGCGGCGTAGAGGGCAGAGATATCCAGTTAGCAAGCCTCGGCTCATTTCAGGCCAAGTATAGCAAGAGCGACGATAAAATGTCTACATTTATGCACATTTGGTGAGGTTTTTGTGAATCAATTAGACTGTTTTGTACATGTTCTCCAGACCAGAGTTCATACAtgtggatatatatatacatatacatttatatacatatatatatatatatatatatatatatttggggtGGAGAAGAAAAGAAGCCATATTGCAGAATGAAAGTTCATCTTTTTATCAAACTACTTTTGTACAGTGCAATAGCACTTATTTTGTTATCTACCAAACTACAAAACTGCAGCTCTGTAAAAGCACCACTGAATAGTGCTACAAACAAAAATCGCTAGTGAATAAAAGTGCTTTATAGAGTTTGACTGCCAAACGAGCCCTTAGCCATTACAGACATGTTGAAGCTGAAGGAAGAAATGTAAAGAGCACATTGCTGAATATATCCGATAATCAAAAAAAGTCATTTCAAACGAATCTAATCTAATGAGGTATTCAACCCAATTGTTTGTGCTAGAAGAGACCAAAATGTGCTTTATGAAAGGTGGCCATATTACACGTAACTTGTGGCGTCATTGCTTGACATGTTGACACGTCGACAATACATATTGAGTAATGTGAGACTATGTGGACTGTTCAACTCAACAAACTAATAACCTAATATGATATTGTATTAATATGGGCATCCAACTCAAAATCAATTGACTATGAATGAAAAAAACTCGAGATTATATATTTAAACTTTTAGACAATACTTTAATTCATCGATACGAGATTCCAACTCTCAGCAGTTTACAAGTCGGCAACTTACCAGATATTTCGTACAAAGTATGTGAAATTTGGAGAAACAGAAATTTAGTTAAGTTGAATTAAGCTTgtctttaatttcaaatattGATACAAAATCCGTGAAGCattattgaaaaacaaaaacaaaaggataataatattttttaataataatagcAAAAACTTAGAATATACTCAAACTTGGTGgtccaagaaaaagaagaataataATATTTGTAGGGTTTCAAAGAGGAAAATCTAAATCTTGAGCCCCAAATTGAGTAAAATGTGGACTTTGAAGAGCCTCTTGAAGCAGCTCATGATCATCCCACGAATCCCTATATGTTTCCAAGTCCGTTTCAGCATTTCTTAGTGCCGAAAGGCAAAGCTCTTTCCTCCATTCTTCCAAATGTTGGAACCCTATATGATCTCCATATTTGTCACAATACTACAAcaacaagcaaaacaaaaaaaggtagAGACCTTAGAATATAAGGCTACAATGAATTTACTAGTTACGTGATAAGTAAATACGATACAGATAAGTTTGTCGCACGAAAGTTTACCTCGAACTCGGCGATGTCGTGGGTGTTATGCTTTGGAATGCCAGCAACATCCCTTGAGTGGTAGAACTCCTTGATGGACTGCATCATGTCATCCCTTGATGGCAATGTTGTTTTCCCAGAGAGCAGTTGAGCTATCCATTTTGCTTGTGACTCAAAGAAAGGGAACCCTATTATCTAGATCACATTTatgattaataaataaaattttcacaaaaattattaaattggaATAAAAATTCTATTAACCTTTGAAGCATTCTATATTTCGAAatttttaactattaaattttTCACTGTTgtatttttgaccaaaaatctATATCTGAACGCATActaaaaatttccaaattaGAAATGCTTTATTTACCTTTCTAGGAATGCCTATAAAAGATAAAGAGGGAGCAAGTGATGGAGGGAAGGTGTGCTCATACAAAGGGCTCACTCTGTCATCATCCACAGTTACTATTCCTTTGGTGTCAAGAAAGGGGAATGTGTATGAATACCTGTACGCAACCCACTTGGAACAATCAATTTATACACTATTCAAAGCAATGCAACTAGGTGTGGGTCATAATTTGAATGTGGGGACCCACACAAAATTTTTTcagtcaaaactcaaaagaatgTGGTTAACCAATCACATATCAAAGCAAGTCCTCACGTGGCGGGTTTTTAAGTCAATCACATAATTTAATCTTTTTACATAACAGTGCATGattaatgtaaaatattttcaatttgtcTTAAGTTCCCATTGTAAATATACAAATGATTTTGGGTTAGAAATATACCCAGTGCAGTATATGATAGTGTCTGCAATGACCCAAGAACCATCCAAAAATAATACCTTCCCATCTTCTTGGAGTGCCTCTATCTGCATTTGGTTGCATTTGAatgttacataaaaaaaattgtattgaaaCCTAGTTTTATTTGCTTATAATCTAATTCTAGACACTAAACGTGACAGTTAGCCAGTAGAAGTTAATTTCTTGAACCTCGGGACGAAGGTGCAAGTTTTCGTGTTTGGAAATGACTTTGGACAAGCCCTCAGATATGTCAAGAGATTTTCCACTGAGGTAGATTTCCTTCGCCACATCCACTAGTTCCATTGATATATCTTGTCCACTTAGTGAAGTcccaaccaccaccacaacctgcAAATAGAGCAAAAGGATCACTTCATCTCTTTGTGCTAGACACCTTCGTTGATCTATATAAACTTATGTTAGACAACCGCATTCAATGCTTTTAAGTTGTCAGGGAATTAGCCAACAATGTATATATCGAgctaataatttaataattaactaCTATAATATTGCCTTACCTCATCACGAAATGGCTCCGGAACCCTGTAGGTGTGACTATGCAGTTGCTTCCTTTTCCATGCATCCATTCCTAAGCATAACCAAATTAACCCCACctcaattaaaaagaaacaatatggaaatagagaaaaaaaaaaaaaaaaaaattgaaaccacatataattatgattaaaaatgtGACTGTTAAAAAACGCATGTTAGTGCGTGATTGACCAAGATTAATACAACGAAATTCTTGTTAGACATGAGCTAGCAAGAAACTAAAGAAATTGATCAAGTAGTACATACCTTGAATGGATGGCAACCTTGGCTTAGAGTAGTGGCCCGTGGCCACAACCACCGCATCAAACACCTCTTCTATGAAAATCTCGGTCTTCTTTTCCACACTCTTCACAACCCATTTCAAATCTTTACAACCAACTACATGATCTCCATCCAACATCCCCACATATGAAACCCTAGTATTGAACCTTATCAACTCCCTCAACCCAAACCAATCACAAAAATCCTTGAGGTACAAAAGAAGTTCCCTATGGCCTGGAAACCTCCTCATGTCCCTACCTTTTTTTACTGCAAATGGAAAGTCAGTGAACCCCATGATCTCTCTGGGAGATATGAGCCTCAAAGAGGTGTAAAGACTGCTATGCACTTTTAGGGTAGGTGCCCTTCCTAAGGGATCCTCTCCCTCCACATTTGGGTCGTACAGCCACTGCCCTCCCACATCATGGTTTTGTTCCAACACCACCACCCTGTGACCTTCTTTCCTCAGCTCCCTTGCAGCTACAAGCCCTGAGGGTCCAGCTCCAATCACACAGACATTTTTGGATTGGTAAGTTTCAGAAACCATGGTTGGTCTAGGGTTGTGGGTTGTGGgttgtgggtttttgtttttatcttcTGGGTGTGGGAAATTTGTTGCTGTTGAATGGGGTTTTATAGTTGAATTTTCTTCACACAAACAgatggaattttttatttataataatgtTGTTGGGAGATGGTCTGATGGAGATGGTTTGCTAGCTGGGAGACCAAACGTGACAGACTAAAATCAATGCCTAAGATTTGTCTTACTTTTAGCTAAAAAGTTTACTTGCATGACAATTTTTCAATCTCATTTTTTGCTATTTGTGATCCTTCATAATCATCACGTCCCAACCAAAGTGTTCTCGAGCCAATTAAAGGACTTTCGGAAAGGCAGGCTCATGCAGGTAAAGTTCAATTCAGTCATTAAAACTTTcactgaaaaaaataaaataaaagtagaaACTAAAATTTTACGAATCGTAAATTTTATAAGAGTACGTATTAGTCTCTCCGTAAACGTGTTCTTCAGTATTTTGATTTCGATTATGTTTGCATATTACATACAGATTCATCCAATATCATCACAATAATGCTCAAGGATCCTGATTTTATGTTAGATTTTCCACACACGTTCTAGTACATCGAAagaatattttataaaaatatcgtGTTACATAATAGACTTCAATAATGTTTGAATACCAACATAACGATATGACCATTCATCCAACAACAATTAATATAGAAGAGGACTCAATGGGCAATCGAGGTTGGACAACTTATCATGGAGTTCCATTTTCTgcttttatatgtatatatatttttcctcTGGTTAGGGTATCAGAtgtcaacatttttttttttttttttttttttttttttttgcagaaattaaagggtgcatgtaaTTAGCAATCTGTAAAGTGTAGGGttagcaagaagaagaaaagtagtCTAGTCTCAGTCTGAGTCCCCACAGCAGAAGAATGCCCCATCTTGAAGCCAAGAAAACATCAACAATCATGAAGCAGTGAACATGTTTATTCAACCCAATTTCCTTTTTCCAATTTGACTTGCAACTGTGGTGATCATGAAGTGAAGTGATCATTACACCACACACACCCCTTCCCAcaccccccccctctctctccttttaattcctttttcttctcccaAATCTCCTTTACTTCTACGAAgaaaattttctcaaaagtGAAAATCTCCATGAACATTTTGAAATCTCATgttttttacaaaatatttataatGTGAACATGAGAATTGAcgttaaaatataaaatgacagATAATTTATAGAAAGTCCTATTTTGAGAGTCTTCTCAGCATTTCTCTTGCTTCTATATATTAACAGGAGATTTGACACACACATACTAATATATTATTACATAGAAAAACCAAAGAATTAAGTACTCGTAAGTTATTATTCATCATTTTATTAGTGTGTAATCTAAGTATGCgggtaaaaaaggaaaaattaatcCCTAGCTAATCTAGCAAGTAAATGATTGACCTACTTTGTCACTTTATTACGATTCAGAAATTTCTAATCATGCCATGCAAATGTTGTTGCATTTCAGATGGAAGACTTGCAAGGTAAACTACGTTGATGAGATAGCCAATAACCCTATGACGGGTactaaataatatataaatatatatatacacatatttaAATAAGTGATATATTAttattgaataaaatataattgcAATTCTTGAGCTATATAACTtgtaaaaataaacattttctTCAACCATATTGTAAGAGGCATTGACATGAAGAGCAAACATGGTGAAAAATTGGTGTATAATATATGTGCGCATacgtatttttaaaaaatacgtttatttttttgaatgaCCATGAATTATTTGCTCGAatgcatattttaaaaataaccaTACTATTATTGTGTCACACATGAATGTATTTTCACATTTAAtacatattttattaaaaaattcttTAATAATACACATAACAGATAAAATTACATAGtatattattgaaaaaaataaaacatttaaataaataaactaaaattttaaaaatggcCAAAATTTTCATGGCATCTTTTCAAGATAGCTGCATAATAATACTATTTCTGTCCCAGATTTTACTATCAAAAtttgagtttaattttttaGTGAGTGAGGTTTAAGCACTAATTATAGCAAGGCCTTAATTAGTTATGCAAACTACTAACCTGTACCATGAATTAAGTGGGTTCTGTAATTAGAACTTTGGAAATTGTATagttttttttactgttgttgGCCCACGAAATAAGATTGCTTTTAGCTGGGTTCTGTAATCTAATCTAACCTTTGCCATGAAGACAAGCTCTTGAATCATACTCATGGACTACCTAGCTTGCTTTCGAAATCATGTTTTTACCAAACAAATGCTTCCACAAATTTTCATACACCAAAATTGACTGAAAGCGAAAGTGTTTTATATGTACCAATAAATTTGGGCAGTCTGTATTATGTAATGGAAAATATTATTCACACACCCTTACTAattctttgttttgattcatttgatccgatgatcgaaaattaagatgagtgtgtgagaagtaaaaattagtgtgtggatagcactgcCCTTCTGTAATTGCAATGTCCTCACCTAATTCAAGCAAAGTCAGTTGTTTTTGCTGAAATATTTACTTACTTTTGAATTGAATCATGgagaaaaaacttcaaaggaatgaaaattgGGGCTTGAAAGTGAGGTTGAGTAGGTCATTCATTTGGGAAATATTTACCTACCCTTGTTAATGTCATTTTCACTTATAGTTTTTGTCATCATAATATGTATTTGAAATTGCTTTTGCTAGACTGTTAAAATCATCAAGCTGATCGAGGGTTGATTAGTATTAGGATGtcagaagttttttttttatttcattatatgaaaagaaaagaaataaggcgATAACGATTGGTAGGAGTATTCTCGAATCTAAATGTCTAGCATTGCCTAAGTAAGAAAATTATACGTAAGCATTTGAATCTCTCCTCCTTGAAGATTATAGTATTTTTGAAAACAACTACGACAACCAACCAGTGCTACCATACCACGAACCAATACCATAAGCATTTGCGTTTTGGATTGGGCTACTCAACATATTACCAAGTGGTTTTATGTtggaacctcaattttttttatggtattAGAGCAAGTTGTCCCGCATGTGAAGCCTAATGGTCATACACACTCCACGTCATCCCATTTGTATTGTCCATGTGTTAAGCTTGAAACTTTGCCACACATGAGAGAGAGTGATGAGAataaatctcacattgatgggaggagagaCCGGGATGTTGGGGGTGGGGGGGTGCAAAATAAACTATGCCAACAAAGTCATGAAAAAAATAGCATCTGAATCCTGAAAAAATCCCTAAAATAAACTACATTCGCAAAAGAAAGGACATGATCCCATCAATGAGAGCCAACATGATCAATCCCATAATTAACTAAGGAATTAGTAATCTGATTGTCTTCTcggaaaatatgagaaaaacaagaatgtgTTTTAGCAACCAACTAACCCTAAGATGCCAAGAAGGGACATGATCCCACCAATGAGAGTTGACAAGATCAACCTCATAATTAGCTAAGGAATCATCAATCTGATTGTCctcttgaaaaaagaaaaacaagaacgCTTTTTAGCTAAGAGCTAGACAATCTAACAAACTAACCCTAAGACGCAATGCCAACAATAAacttgaagaagaaagaaagtgaACAATCAATGACGAGTCACATTCAATCCATAAACAAAACCAACCTCCAGAACACGAGAAAATTAAGTTAGGAACCGAAATAATTCCAATATGAACAAATATATATCAACTGGGAGTGTTCGACTATGAAATTTCATCTGCATACGTGCACCTCCAACATAAAACTAAGGATTGATGAGGTACTTGTGTCTTAATTTTAAGGAAGCatgaattattttttgaaatggCTGCTGGATCAATCTCTTGCAAGAACTACACTTTAGTCCAACAAATGAACAAATATGATCAATAATTCCAAGCCTGCCTTGGTCGATGGTATGCTGGCACTAAGATACACGTTGCATCACGATTTTGAATCAAAAGGGAAATTTAAAGAAATGGAAGTAGGTTTTTCGATAACAGGTTATCCTATACCATACAACTGTTGATATTCTATAACACGTATTGAGAATGATTGATACCCCatgattttcttcttttcaaataaTGCAGctcagggtttagggtttacggttgacaaaagaaaataatggaaGAAATCGAAAACTTAATTAAGAATAATCCTAACCTCTTTCCCAACAATCTTCACCACTTTCGTATCACCTGATGTCAATAGAGTCTGGCAAAAGCAGTTTCAAGATAAGGTTAGATATAATTAATGATGATAGAACACCAACCTGCTACTTGATCTCACTTTCAAGCTCCAATTTTCTTCATGATTCAATTAACACCAAAGGatcaataataattaataattaatagtagataaaaattttcatcagTTTAAAATGGATGGATCCagtaatgttttttattttttttattataattattattatgaaGGGAACTGAGAtaattcgaaactattacaatgtAATAGTGAA encodes the following:
- the LOC137709756 gene encoding flavin-containing monooxygenase FMO GS-OX-like 9, coding for MVSETYQSKNVCVIGAGPSGLVAARELRKEGHRVVVLEQNHDVGGQWLYDPNVEGEDPLGRAPTLKVHSSLYTSLRLISPREIMGFTDFPFAVKKGRDMRRFPGHRELLLYLKDFCDWFGLRELIRFNTRVSYVGMLDGDHVVGCKDLKWVVKSVEKKTEIFIEEVFDAVVVATGHYSKPRLPSIQGMDAWKRKQLHSHTYRVPEPFRDEVVVVVGTSLSGQDISMELVDVAKEIYLSGKSLDISEGLSKVISKHENLHLRPEIEALQEDGKVLFLDGSWVIADTIIYCTGYSYTFPFLDTKGIVTVDDDRVSPLYEHTFPPSLAPSLSFIGIPRKIIGFPFFESQAKWIAQLLSGKTTLPSRDDMMQSIKEFYHSRDVAGIPKHNTHDIAEFEYCDKYGDHIGFQHLEEWRKELCLSALRNAETDLETYRDSWDDHELLQEALQSPHFTQFGAQDLDFPL